Proteins from one Salaquimonas pukyongi genomic window:
- a CDS encoding GlxA family transcriptional regulator, producing the protein MIAFSTAIEPLRLANRMRGDEMYAWRLASMDGKPVTASNGITVNVESSLDDERHALAGSRRPGIMFVCSGIEVEKSENKSLFAYLRECKNSGVTVGGLCTAAHLLAAAGLLNGKRCAIHWENLPGFQEKYPTAEVFADLYEMDGNIWTCAGGTAALDMMLSLIGRDNDEELVNRVCEQALTDRVRNPHDRQRLPLRARLGVQNAKVISIIEFMEANISEPLSLVEIADYVGLSRRQIERLFQSQMGRSPARYYLEVRLDRARHLLRQSTIPVVDVAIACGFVSASHFSKCYREMYGKSPLQERQ; encoded by the coding sequence ATGATCGCCTTCTCGACCGCCATCGAGCCGCTGCGCCTTGCAAACCGCATGCGCGGCGACGAAATGTATGCTTGGCGGCTTGCTTCCATGGACGGCAAGCCGGTCACCGCATCCAACGGCATTACCGTCAATGTCGAAAGTTCACTCGATGATGAACGCCATGCCCTGGCGGGCTCCCGCAGGCCCGGCATCATGTTTGTGTGCTCCGGCATTGAGGTGGAGAAATCCGAGAACAAGTCGCTGTTTGCCTATCTCAGGGAATGCAAGAATTCCGGCGTGACCGTTGGCGGCCTTTGCACAGCGGCCCATCTTCTGGCTGCTGCCGGCCTGCTCAACGGCAAACGCTGTGCCATCCACTGGGAGAACTTGCCGGGCTTTCAGGAAAAGTACCCCACCGCCGAAGTGTTTGCCGACCTCTATGAAATGGACGGCAATATCTGGACCTGCGCCGGCGGAACGGCAGCACTCGACATGATGCTCTCCCTGATCGGCCGCGACAATGACGAGGAACTGGTCAACCGGGTCTGCGAACAGGCGCTGACCGACCGCGTCCGCAATCCCCACGATCGCCAGCGCCTGCCGCTGAGAGCAAGGCTGGGCGTCCAGAACGCCAAGGTGATTTCGATCATCGAATTCATGGAAGCCAACATTTCCGAGCCGCTTTCGCTGGTGGAAATCGCCGATTATGTCGGCTTGTCACGGCGCCAGATCGAGCGGCTTTTCCAAAGCCAGATGGGGCGCTCTCCGGCCCGCTACTATTTGGAAGTACGTCTTGACCGCGCGCGCCATCTGCTGCGCCAATCCACCATTCCGGTGGTGGACGTCGCCATTGCCTGCGGCTTCGTTTCCGCCTCGCATTTTTCCAAGTGCTACCGCGAAATGTACGGAAAATCCCCGCTGCAGGAACGCCAGTAG
- a CDS encoding DUF1194 domain-containing protein, translating to MFARAQLTMKSAFFALALAALLPGLSSAQTAEREVDVELVLAVDVSRSMGAEEMEIQRRGYAAALTDPQVLDAIFSGLTGRVAITFMEWAGDGNQHVVVPWREIATPQDAQAFADLLLSGPSFNMRYTSISGAILTAVRLFDGNGFKGLKRVIDISGDGPNNQGVPVDEARDLAVANGIIINGLPLMTTTGTYGRYSIPDLDRYYIDCVIGGPASFSVPVTSWETFPEAVRRKLVLELAGGVPGANQLPVHRTAGEASTDCLIGERLLWQWDFNVR from the coding sequence ATGTTTGCGCGTGCACAACTGACAATGAAAAGCGCCTTTTTCGCGCTTGCCCTGGCAGCCTTGCTGCCGGGCCTGTCGTCTGCACAGACCGCTGAGCGGGAAGTGGATGTCGAACTGGTGCTGGCGGTTGATGTTTCACGCTCCATGGGGGCTGAAGAGATGGAAATCCAGCGGCGGGGCTATGCGGCGGCCCTGACCGATCCGCAGGTTCTCGATGCAATATTTTCCGGCCTTACCGGACGGGTGGCGATCACCTTCATGGAATGGGCCGGCGACGGCAATCAGCATGTGGTTGTTCCCTGGCGGGAGATCGCCACGCCGCAAGATGCGCAGGCCTTTGCCGATCTGCTACTGTCGGGCCCTTCGTTCAACATGCGTTATACCTCGATCTCCGGGGCAATTCTGACTGCCGTGCGTCTGTTCGACGGCAACGGGTTCAAAGGACTGAAGCGTGTCATCGACATATCGGGAGACGGCCCCAACAATCAGGGTGTGCCGGTGGACGAAGCGCGGGATCTAGCGGTTGCAAACGGCATCATCATCAACGGCTTGCCTTTGATGACCACCACGGGAACCTATGGACGCTACTCCATTCCCGATCTTGACCGTTACTACATCGATTGTGTGATTGGCGGCCCTGCTTCCTTCTCCGTTCCCGTGACGAGCTGGGAGACGTTTCCGGAAGCGGTGCGGCGCAAGCTGGTTCTCGAACTGGCCGGCGGCGTTCCTGGCGCAAACCAGTTGCCGGTTCACCGGACTGCGGGGGAGGCTTCCACGGACTGCCTGATTGGCGAGCGCCTTTTGTGGCAATGGGATTTCAATGTCCGTTGA
- a CDS encoding DUF1127 domain-containing protein: MTYFTRAETCSTASNPATFHPVARHYRPAGSFARVIQHIADGAGATMVMAREALEAHRQHRLNRAAVERMLGLEDHMLHDIGLTRADVEWANRLPLSVNAATELETRAIINRKEWKR; this comes from the coding sequence ATGACCTATTTCACCAGGGCAGAAACCTGCTCAACCGCCTCCAATCCCGCAACCTTTCATCCTGTGGCGCGTCATTACAGGCCAGCGGGAAGCTTCGCCAGAGTGATACAGCATATTGCCGATGGCGCCGGCGCGACAATGGTAATGGCCCGCGAGGCCCTTGAAGCCCACCGCCAGCACAGGCTGAACCGCGCTGCGGTTGAGAGGATGCTGGGGTTGGAAGACCACATGCTGCACGATATCGGCCTCACACGCGCCGATGTTGAATGGGCAAACCGGCTGCCCCTGTCGGTCAACGCGGCCACTGAACTGGAAACCAGGGCCATCATCAACCGCAAGGAATGGAAGCGGTAA
- a CDS encoding phosphodiester glycosidase family protein gives MLTNRLPGMLLHQCAAIRLLFLALVCAGLSAEQVPAQSLSQVPARTLEAVNALQESAWRQLAQGLDVLEVSTALGTRLTALRIDNSLYRFDVVQQQEESGEWARSVVRRLDAVLAVNGGFFASSANGRLRPVGMLIDDGERLSSAWPQSGGFLAFNRDGQPSMSLSQAGPPEDTFEAIQSRPVILEQGGKWAMNTNGNDPERRTIFCQLDRENSLILVVSGQGLSLYEAGWLLRSPSWGGYFDCDWAIALDGGSSTQLTIANEWDLRVDALLGVQNFLVVQGRNPKTQ, from the coding sequence TTGTTGACCAACCGCCTACCTGGAATGCTGCTGCACCAGTGTGCGGCAATCAGGTTGCTTTTTCTGGCGCTCGTCTGCGCCGGTCTTTCCGCAGAACAGGTTCCCGCCCAAAGCCTGTCGCAAGTTCCCGCCAGAACGTTGGAAGCCGTCAACGCACTGCAAGAGAGTGCCTGGCGGCAGCTGGCGCAGGGACTGGACGTTCTGGAGGTTTCCACAGCGCTCGGCACGCGCCTTACGGCACTGCGCATTGACAATTCCCTTTACCGCTTCGATGTCGTTCAACAACAGGAGGAAAGCGGCGAGTGGGCCCGTTCGGTCGTCAGGCGGCTTGATGCGGTGCTCGCGGTCAATGGCGGTTTTTTTGCCTCTTCTGCCAATGGCCGCCTGAGGCCGGTGGGAATGCTGATCGATGATGGCGAACGCCTGTCTAGTGCCTGGCCGCAGAGCGGCGGCTTTCTGGCATTCAATCGTGACGGCCAGCCGAGCATGTCACTTTCGCAGGCCGGACCGCCTGAAGATACGTTTGAAGCCATTCAAAGCCGGCCGGTGATCCTTGAACAGGGCGGGAAATGGGCCATGAACACCAATGGGAACGATCCTGAGCGGCGCACCATCTTCTGCCAGCTCGACCGGGAAAACTCCCTGATCCTCGTGGTTTCGGGGCAGGGGCTCAGTCTGTATGAGGCCGGCTGGCTGCTGCGCAGCCCGTCATGGGGCGGGTATTTTGATTGCGACTGGGCCATTGCGCTTGATGGCGGCAGTTCGACCCAGCTTACCATCGCCAATGAATGGGACTTGCGGGTCGATGCGCTGCTGGGTGTGCAGAATTTTCTGGTGGTTCAGGGTCGCAATCCCAAAACCCAGTAG
- the mnmD gene encoding tRNA (5-methylaminomethyl-2-thiouridine)(34)-methyltransferase MnmD, whose product MIQNKSKTQTDKIRKARIEWLEGGVPRSARFGDPYYSRQDGLAETRHVFLEGNMLAERFAGCRNFVVAELGFGTGLNFLATASLWKETAPENAELAFFSFEQFPIAARDMGTALNAWPQLHPMATALTKAWEERPPDEGLFSFELGNVRLAVFLDDANTSLPKAQFAADAWFLDGFAPARNPQLWNDVLMGEVYAHTRPAGTLATYSAAGWVRRNLEAAGFSTTRQPGYGGKRQMTTAHRPR is encoded by the coding sequence ATGATTCAAAACAAAAGCAAAACGCAGACTGACAAAATACGCAAAGCACGGATCGAATGGCTGGAAGGCGGCGTTCCCCGTTCAGCCCGTTTTGGCGATCCCTATTATTCGCGGCAGGACGGGCTTGCCGAAACCCGGCATGTTTTCCTTGAGGGAAACATGCTCGCAGAACGCTTTGCCGGTTGCCGTAATTTTGTTGTCGCAGAACTGGGCTTCGGCACCGGGCTGAACTTTCTTGCCACCGCAAGCCTGTGGAAGGAAACCGCTCCTGAAAATGCAGAACTTGCCTTTTTCTCGTTCGAGCAGTTTCCCATCGCTGCCCGCGACATGGGCACGGCCCTGAATGCCTGGCCCCAATTGCATCCCATGGCAACAGCCCTCACCAAAGCCTGGGAAGAACGGCCGCCAGATGAAGGCTTATTCAGTTTCGAACTCGGCAATGTCCGCCTCGCCGTTTTCCTGGACGATGCGAACACCAGCCTGCCAAAGGCACAATTTGCGGCCGACGCCTGGTTTCTCGACGGCTTCGCACCCGCCAGAAACCCGCAGCTTTGGAACGATGTGCTGATGGGCGAAGTATACGCACACACCCGCCCCGCCGGAACGCTCGCCACCTACTCCGCTGCCGGCTGGGTGCGCCGCAATCTGGAAGCTGCCGGCTTTTCAACCACCCGCCAACCCGGATATGGCGGAAAACGGCAGATGACCACAGCACACCGCCCCCGCTGA
- a CDS encoding GcvT family protein, whose product MAEFPKKAKVVIVGLGGIVGACVAHHLIERGWDDIVGIDKSSVPTDIGSTSHASDFCYTTSHDFLSCWTTLYSIDFFEKMGNYARVGGMEVARTGDDERMAELKRKVASGKAFGTRVSMISAKEAKEKFPLLEEEMIQGAMWDPDAGLVTPRSQTVAGKLVDQAEKTGKLKSFPNTPATDLVIENGRIKGVVTHRGTIEADYVIVCAGLWGRLIAAMAGEDLPVMPVDHPLTFFGPYNEFAGTGKDIGWPLMRDQGNSAYMRDTGDPTTPEGGQIEWGYYEESEPRLCHPRDILEKDQARLSPSQRDLDMEQILTPLERAMELTPILGELGYNENHSFNGLLQVTTDGGPSIGESQKVRGLWYAVAIWVKDGPGMAKLLVDWMTDGRTEIDHNPVDYARFYPHQTQEQYIHERCTETAMKIYNPAVHPREPFAGGRGVRRSPFYEREVELGGYFMELGGWERAHGYAANEHLLEKFGDQVPVRENEWDNRHFWRVSNAEHLEMSENVGMVNLSHFAMYDITGPDQEAFMEYLCAAKVGGEKTMGKGIYTHFLDDEGMVRADFTVFRMEDRYRFVDGADAGNRDFLYMKRMAEDDGYDVAIEDVSEKYVTIGLWGPNARTTLQQVVADPDGLTQENFPFAAIRQIEIAGKPVTAFRISYVGEQGWELHMKYEDGLAVWDALRGLDVMAFGVETYANTRRMEKSLRLQNADLLTEYNLYEADLARPKVKEADFRGKAKHLEYRSREHQPAMLCTLVMTDNVDADGVARYPVGTLPILDPETRQTLVDALGRRSFTTSIAFGPTIGKNIALGYLPWDYCQEGRELLVEYFGEHYPVRVEGVGYKPLYDPENLKPRS is encoded by the coding sequence ATGGCGGAATTTCCCAAGAAAGCAAAAGTGGTTATCGTCGGTCTTGGCGGCATTGTCGGAGCCTGTGTTGCGCACCACCTGATCGAGCGCGGCTGGGACGACATAGTCGGGATCGACAAATCCTCGGTTCCAACCGATATCGGCTCGACCTCGCATGCTTCCGATTTCTGCTACACGACCAGCCACGACTTCCTGTCCTGCTGGACGACGCTTTATTCGATCGATTTCTTCGAAAAGATGGGCAACTACGCCCGGGTCGGCGGGATGGAAGTGGCGCGCACCGGCGATGACGAGCGCATGGCGGAACTGAAGCGCAAGGTCGCCTCGGGCAAGGCGTTCGGTACCCGTGTCTCGATGATCAGCGCGAAGGAAGCCAAGGAAAAGTTCCCGCTTCTGGAAGAAGAGATGATCCAGGGGGCGATGTGGGATCCCGATGCCGGGCTGGTGACGCCGCGGTCGCAGACGGTTGCCGGAAAGCTGGTCGATCAGGCAGAAAAGACCGGCAAACTGAAGAGTTTTCCCAACACCCCGGCAACCGATCTGGTGATCGAGAACGGCCGCATCAAGGGTGTGGTGACCCATCGTGGAACCATTGAGGCCGATTACGTCATCGTTTGCGCCGGGCTGTGGGGGCGCCTGATTGCCGCCATGGCCGGTGAGGACCTGCCGGTGATGCCGGTTGACCATCCGCTGACATTCTTCGGTCCCTATAACGAGTTTGCCGGTACGGGAAAGGACATCGGCTGGCCGCTGATGCGCGATCAGGGCAATTCGGCCTATATGCGCGACACCGGCGATCCGACGACGCCGGAAGGCGGACAGATCGAATGGGGCTATTACGAGGAGAGCGAACCCCGGCTTTGCCATCCCCGTGACATTCTGGAAAAGGATCAGGCACGCCTGTCACCCTCCCAGCGTGATCTCGACATGGAGCAGATCCTGACGCCGCTGGAGCGGGCAATGGAACTGACGCCCATCCTCGGCGAACTGGGCTACAACGAAAACCACTCCTTTAACGGCCTGCTGCAGGTTACCACCGATGGAGGACCGTCCATCGGCGAATCCCAGAAGGTGCGCGGGCTTTGGTATGCGGTCGCCATCTGGGTCAAGGACGGGCCTGGCATGGCCAAACTGCTGGTCGACTGGATGACCGACGGGCGCACGGAAATCGATCACAATCCGGTCGACTATGCCCGTTTCTACCCCCATCAGACCCAGGAGCAGTATATTCACGAACGCTGCACCGAAACGGCGATGAAAATCTACAATCCGGCGGTTCATCCGCGTGAACCGTTTGCCGGAGGGCGCGGCGTGCGGCGCTCACCTTTCTATGAGCGTGAGGTGGAACTCGGCGGCTATTTCATGGAGCTGGGAGGCTGGGAGCGTGCCCATGGCTATGCCGCCAACGAACATCTGCTGGAGAAGTTCGGCGACCAGGTGCCGGTGCGCGAAAACGAATGGGACAACCGCCATTTCTGGCGTGTTTCCAACGCCGAACATCTGGAGATGAGCGAGAATGTCGGCATGGTGAACCTGTCGCATTTTGCCATGTACGATATCACAGGGCCGGACCAGGAAGCCTTCATGGAATATCTGTGTGCTGCCAAGGTCGGCGGCGAGAAGACCATGGGCAAGGGCATCTACACCCATTTCCTCGATGATGAGGGCATGGTGCGGGCCGACTTTACCGTGTTCAGAATGGAAGACCGGTACCGGTTTGTGGACGGTGCGGATGCCGGAAACCGCGATTTTCTCTACATGAAGCGAATGGCCGAGGATGACGGCTATGACGTTGCGATTGAGGATGTTTCGGAGAAATACGTTACCATCGGCCTTTGGGGCCCCAATGCGCGCACGACGCTGCAGCAGGTGGTGGCCGATCCGGACGGGCTTACCCAGGAAAACTTTCCCTTTGCCGCGATCCGGCAGATCGAAATTGCCGGTAAACCGGTTACCGCTTTCCGCATTTCCTATGTGGGCGAGCAGGGCTGGGAACTTCACATGAAGTACGAAGACGGGCTGGCGGTCTGGGACGCGCTGCGCGGGCTGGATGTCATGGCATTCGGGGTTGAGACCTATGCGAACACCCGCCGTATGGAAAAGAGCCTCAGGCTGCAGAACGCCGATCTTCTGACCGAGTACAATCTTTACGAAGCCGATCTTGCCCGTCCGAAAGTCAAGGAAGCCGATTTTCGCGGCAAGGCGAAGCATCTGGAATACCGCTCGCGGGAGCATCAGCCGGCCATGCTGTGTACGCTGGTGATGACGGATAACGTGGATGCGGACGGCGTTGCCCGCTATCCGGTGGGTACGCTGCCGATCCTTGATCCTGAAACAAGGCAAACCCTGGTCGACGCACTTGGAAGGCGCTCGTTCACCACGTCGATCGCATTTGGCCCGACCATCGGAAAGAACATTGCCCTTGGCTATCTGCCCTGGGATTACTGCCAGGAGGGCCGTGAGCTGCTGGTGGAGTATTTCGGGGAGCATTACCCGGTACGGGTCGAGGGGGTTGGCTACAAGCCGCTCTACGACCCCGAAAACCTGAAGCCGAGAAGCTGA
- a CDS encoding haloacid dehalogenase type II — translation MKRRPKALIFDIFGTVVDWRRGVAGECAAMFERKGIAADPFEFADRWRGQYQPAMQRVRSGGRGYVSLDTLHLENLSVVLAETGISDHFSGEERKMLNRAWEKLPPWPDAVEGLTAIKKYAIIAPCSNGSIAMVTRMAKYGSLPWDAVLGADIAQNYKPKAIVYRRNAEVLGLKAGEVMMVAAHNDDLAAARKAGLTTAFVARPHEHGPGQSTDLEATGDWEIVAGDFVKLAEAISRLPGS, via the coding sequence GTGAAACGACGCCCCAAAGCCCTGATATTTGATATTTTCGGCACCGTCGTCGACTGGCGGCGCGGTGTTGCCGGCGAATGTGCCGCCATGTTTGAAAGAAAGGGCATTGCCGCAGACCCCTTCGAGTTTGCCGATCGCTGGCGCGGCCAATACCAGCCTGCCATGCAAAGGGTGCGCTCGGGCGGCCGTGGCTATGTTTCCCTCGACACGCTGCATCTGGAAAACCTGTCCGTCGTGCTTGCCGAAACCGGTATCAGCGACCATTTCAGCGGCGAGGAGCGGAAAATGCTCAACCGCGCCTGGGAAAAACTGCCGCCCTGGCCCGATGCGGTCGAGGGGCTTACCGCGATCAAAAAATACGCCATCATTGCGCCCTGTTCCAACGGATCCATCGCCATGGTCACACGGATGGCGAAATATGGCAGCCTGCCCTGGGATGCGGTGCTCGGCGCCGACATTGCCCAAAACTACAAGCCCAAAGCCATCGTATACCGCCGCAATGCCGAAGTACTGGGACTTAAGGCCGGCGAGGTGATGATGGTCGCAGCCCATAACGACGACCTCGCCGCCGCCCGCAAGGCTGGGCTAACCACCGCCTTTGTGGCAAGGCCGCACGAGCATGGTCCCGGCCAAAGCACCGACCTTGAGGCAACCGGCGACTGGGAGATTGTGGCCGGTGACTTTGTGAAACTTGCAGAGGCGATCAGCCGGCTGCCCGGCAGCTGA
- a CDS encoding NAD(P)/FAD-dependent oxidoreductase, with protein sequence MSQKVHTPIQHQVQAGNHGSPDLLVIGAGIFGLWAARHALKRGERVLVTEKRSVGAGASGGFLGALMPHMPDRWNAKKQMQYEGLRSLETAIAALEADTGLDCGYRRCGRLMPLVHEKMLDHLAERVAGADENWRDETGRQAFTLEHVAPGELENRFVLPDGNSWLSPDVASFGAAHDTLSARVNPRACLAALAHFVDSHENGRILEGAEVAALHRETCSVTLADGTAISAGRIAVANGWEAYGLIEGMAARLGGQKVTGRGVKGQAVLLELPHGDDLPIVYDSGSYIVPHGNAMGVDGSGRANRIAVGSTSIDAWLPDGAGEGALEAARTGYNAADTGFFDHACTLCPAIAPASVAERWANVRPRNTIPDPKTGKIGTEPVFGQLQDHEQISVAVGGFKISFGLAHLPW encoded by the coding sequence ATGAGTCAGAAAGTTCATACACCGATTCAGCATCAGGTTCAGGCGGGAAATCATGGCAGCCCCGATCTGCTGGTGATTGGCGCCGGCATATTCGGGCTTTGGGCGGCACGCCATGCCCTCAAACGCGGCGAGCGGGTGCTTGTGACCGAAAAGCGCAGCGTCGGCGCCGGTGCGTCGGGCGGATTTCTCGGTGCACTGATGCCGCACATGCCGGATCGCTGGAATGCCAAAAAGCAGATGCAGTATGAGGGCTTGCGGTCGCTTGAAACTGCCATTGCCGCGCTGGAGGCCGATACGGGTCTTGACTGCGGCTACCGGCGCTGTGGGCGGCTGATGCCGCTTGTCCATGAAAAAATGCTTGATCATCTTGCCGAGCGCGTTGCCGGGGCTGATGAAAACTGGCGGGATGAAACGGGCCGCCAGGCTTTCACGCTGGAACATGTTGCGCCGGGGGAACTGGAAAACCGCTTTGTTCTGCCCGATGGCAATTCCTGGCTTTCGCCTGACGTTGCATCATTTGGCGCTGCCCATGACACGTTGTCGGCGCGGGTTAATCCGCGCGCCTGTCTGGCCGCGCTGGCACATTTCGTCGACAGCCATGAAAACGGGAGAATTCTGGAAGGCGCCGAAGTGGCGGCGCTCCACCGGGAAACGTGCTCCGTCACGCTGGCCGATGGCACAGCGATATCGGCGGGCCGGATTGCCGTTGCCAATGGCTGGGAGGCATACGGCCTGATTGAAGGCATGGCAGCCCGCCTTGGCGGACAAAAAGTGACGGGGCGGGGCGTCAAGGGGCAGGCGGTGCTGCTGGAACTGCCACATGGCGATGATCTTCCCATTGTCTATGACAGCGGCAGCTATATCGTGCCGCATGGAAATGCGATGGGCGTTGATGGGTCCGGCCGTGCCAACAGGATCGCGGTTGGCTCCACGAGCATCGATGCCTGGTTGCCGGACGGCGCAGGCGAAGGGGCCCTGGAGGCAGCGCGAACCGGCTATAATGCCGCCGATACCGGTTTTTTCGACCATGCCTGTACGCTGTGCCCGGCGATTGCCCCGGCTTCGGTTGCCGAGCGATGGGCCAATGTGCGGCCAAGAAACACGATCCCCGATCCCAAAACCGGCAAGATCGGCACCGAACCCGTGTTTGGCCAGCTTCAGGATCACGAGCAGATTTCCGTGGCGGTGGGAGGCTTCAAAATCAGTTTTGGCCTTGCCCATCTGCCGTGGTGA